A window of Danaus plexippus chromosome 12, MEX_DaPlex, whole genome shotgun sequence contains these coding sequences:
- the LOC116772263 gene encoding probable E3 ubiquitin-protein ligase sinah, with protein sequence MFPRIQGLFHSVTEKRSQNHDGENSMTIVTEKKIEDDASESSGGENVDIEDKSLPIVGTALEPVDSEGHSAQCSCPNCDEVLSRFSECSICLEPLQCCGPCVCPWCGGVWCVRCSRRMSRCAWCRSSLRTPAAPCLALQRLINDLMLPCRNYRRGCTELLTSSTRVKHEEECKHDTMICPITATCCTVPFEELSAHLQANHNIIAVYSQKIKILIENFQTKLKKTACCRTKYKIILLYQKSAFIIKVCIYNYHVKVEVMRRKLGYIADVKSESKKSDYCAVIEFQSKALCTKTAILIENEAYSKKAEVQWNDVILKSENDEAITIHVNIGKTEPEPMKREISES encoded by the exons TTTCACTCCGTAACGGAGAAGCGATCTCAAAATCACGACGGCGAGAACAGCATGACCATCGTCACAGAAAAGAAGATAGAAGATGACGCATCGGAATCTTCTGGAGGAGAGAACGTGGATATAGAAG ACAAGTCTCTACCAATAGTAGGGACAGCCTTAGAGCCAGTGGACTCCGAGGGTCATTCAGCCCAGTGTTCATGCCCCAACTGTGACGAGGTTCTATCCAGATTCTCCGAATGCAGCATTTGTCTAGAACCTTTACAG TGCTGCGGCCCATGCGTCTGTCCCTGGTGCGGAGGAGTGTGGTGTGTGAGGTGTTCCAGACGTATGTCTAGGTGTGCGTGGTGTCGGAGCAGTCTTAGAACACCAGCCGCCCCCTGCCTCGCGCTACAACGCCTCATCAACGATCTGATGCTACCGTGCAGGAATTACAG ACGAGGTTGCACGGAACTCCTGACATCTAGTACTAGAGTAAAACACGAAGAGGAGTGCAAGCATGACACCATGATCTGCCCCATCACAGCGACATGCTGCACGGTCCCCTTCGAAGAACTCTCCGCCCACCTTCAGGCCAACCACAACATAATAGCCGTCTATTCGcagaaaatcaaaatattaatagaaaacttCCAAACCAAACTCAAGAAGACCGCGTGCTGtagaactaaatataaaataattttgctctACCAGAAGAGCGCTTTCATCATCAAAGTATGCATATACAATTACCATGTGAAAGTGGAGGTCATGAGACGGAAACTCGGCTACATAGCTGATGTCAAGTCTGAATCTAAGAAGAGCGATTACTGTGCAGTGATCGAGTTCCAGAGTAAGGCTTTGTGTACTAAAACAGCTATTCTCATAGAGAACGAGGCTTACAGCAAGAAAGCCGAGGTCCAATGGAATGACGTGATACTGAAGTCAGAAAACGACGAGGCGATAACGATCCACGTGAACATCGGTAAAACTGAACCAGAACCGATGAAAAGAGAAATCTCTGAATCATGA